A single Glycine soja cultivar W05 chromosome 14, ASM419377v2, whole genome shotgun sequence DNA region contains:
- the LOC114384093 gene encoding uncharacterized protein LOC114384093, with the protein MAEDLPQGMTLEDYSSSATPQYFTNIAKLEVQALIQGNLFHGLPNEDPYVHLATYIEICNTVKIVGVPKDAIRINPFSFSLVGEAKRWLHSFKGNSLWTWEGVVEKFLKKYFLESKTAKGKVEISSFHQFPDESLSEALDHFHGLLQKTPTHGFSEPIQLNIFINNLQPHSKQLLNASAGGKIKLKTSEEAMELIENMTASDHVILRDRAYAPTKKSVLELTSQDAMLSQNKLLAKQLETLTETLSQLPQQLHAVHLSPSPVMHIKGCNIYGGVHESSLCMAQDDAFKEVNYKVSQNHQGFHQGGLPRYYQQGNFSQGQGWRSHPGNNFNKDQEGSSNRPPKQGPNLYERTTKLEDTLTQFMQVSLSIQKSTKLAIKNLENPKEERKAVVTRSQKKENAEEEKRVDGVLEDVSNEEGNDTKREEDDERKENDKKILIPKTKSQLAREARREIPPAQVKEAPYPLVPSKKDKERYFERFINIFKKLEITIPFEEALQQMLLYTKFLKDLLTKKGVHQQREHCGRGQL; encoded by the exons ATGGCAGAAGACCTTCCACAAGGGATGACTCTAGAGGATTACTCTAGCTCTGCTACCCCTCAGTACTTCACTAACATAGCCAAACTAGAAGTTCAAGCG CTGATCCAAGGGAATCTATTCCATGGCCTACCAAATGAAGATCCATATGTGCACTTGGCCACATACATCGAGATCTGCAACACGGTGAAGATCGTGGGAGTTCCAAAAGACGCCATCCGCATCAACCCATTCTCATTCTCCTTGGTCGGTGAAGCAAAGAGATGGCTTCACTCGTTCAAGGGGAATAGCCTGTGGACATGGGAAGGGGTGGTGGAGAAGTTCCTGAAGAAGTACTTTCTAGAGTCCAAGACCGCTAAGGGAAAGGTGGAAATCTCATCCTTCCACCAATTCCCTGATGAATCGCTAAGTGAAGCACTTGACCACTTCCATGGGTTGCTCCAGAAGACTCCTACACATGGGTTCAGCGAGCCAATCCAGCTCAACATATTCATTAACAACTTGCAACCCCATTCCAAGCAGCTACTCAATGCCTCTGCCGGTGGGAAGATTAAATTGAAGACTTCAGAAGAAGCCATGGAGCTGATAGAGAATATGACAGCCAGTGATCACGTCATCCTCCGTGATCGAGCATACGCACCCACAAAGAAGAGTGTTCTTGAGCTCACTTCTCAAGATGCTATGTTATCTCAAAACAAGCTCTTGGCCAAGCAATTAGAGACCCTCACAGAAACTCTGAGCCAGCTCCCTCAGCAGCTGCATGCAGTGCATCTTTCTCCATCTCCAGTCATGCACATTAAGGGATGCAATATCTATGGTGGGGTTCATGAGTCAAGCTTATGCATGGCTCAAGACGATGCATTCAAGGAAGTCAACTACAAGGTCAGTCAGAATCATCAAGGATTCCATCAAGGAGGTCTGCCAAGGTACTATCAACAAGGAAATTTCTCTCAGGGCCAAGGTTGGAGATCCCATCCAGGGAATAACTTCAACAAAGACCAAGAAGGTTCATCCAATAGACCTCCTAAACAAGGCCCAAATCTATATGAGAGAACCACCAAGTTGGAAGACACGCTGACACAGTTCATGCAAGTTTCCCTGTCAATCCAAAAGAGCACTAAGTTAGCCATCAAGAATTTGGAG aatcccaaggaggaacgTAAGGCAGTTGTCACTCGAAGCCAGAAGAAGGAGAATGCTGAGGAAGAAAAGAGAGTTGATGGAGTACTAGAGGATGTGAGCAATGAGGAAGGAAATGATACAAAGAGGGAAGAAGATGATGAGAGGAAGGAGAATGACAAGAAGATCTTAATCCCTAAGACTAAGAGTCAATTAGCTCGGGAGGCTAGAAGAGAAATACCACCAGCCCAAGTAAAGGAAGCCCCGTACCCTCTGGTGCCATCAAAGAAAGATAAGGAGCGCTACTTCGAGCGGTTTATAAACATCTTTAAGAAACTTGAGATCACCATCCCTTTTGAAGAGGCCCTACAACAGATGCTATTGTACACCAAATTCCTAAAGGACCTTCTCACTAAAAAGGGAGTACATCAACAACGAGAACATTGTGGTAGAGGGCAATTGTAG